The sequence TAGAGTACCATCCTCATTAATAGTTACTTTTAATAAATCATTTTCTAAAACATTATTTCTTACAATTGAAGCTGTAAATTGCTTAGCTTCTTCTCCTTCTTTTAAATAATATGTCTTATATCCATAACCATCAATTTCTGCTATAAACTCTATTTCCATTTTATCATAATAATCGTCTTGGTTCTCACCAAAAACAACTCTATTTTCTGCAAGGTTTACTAGTTCACTATTCTCTATTATATACGGTATTTCCTCACCTTTTGAATTATAAAGCTTAAAAACTTTGTCTTTCACAAAGACAGTTGCTCTAACACATTCTCTTCGTTTTATGGGTAAGGTATTATATACCACTAAAGGTTTCCCTAAACTACTATTAAAACATATGTTATTATTTAAATAATCAATTTTTTCTTCTAATAATGTATTTGCTATTTGTTTTGCATGTTCTAGTCTCATAATCATTTCATCATGTACTATATCTTTACATACACAACATATTGAATCATGAGCATGGTTTTGTAAAATATATTTCCACCCTGTATTAATTAAGCTATCATCATAAGTAGCTCCAACCATATAACTCAACGAACTTATTGGTTCTAAATACTTTTCATATAGTTTTTCTGTTTCATAATTCATTTTTTTTATGTCTAATCTTGTCCCCGAAATACTTGCATGTACACGACTTATTTTCCCCTTCCTAAACTCACCTGATAATTTAGGCAGATTTTTAGCTTCTTCTTTTACGCTTTCTATATATTTCTCTAAATTGCTTATCTCAAAATGATAATCTCTTCCTTTATTTTTATAATAAGTTGTTAACTTCTCACAGATACGAGGCAAAAACTTTTTTAATACACATTGATCTGAACCAGCCATCATTAAAATATGTTTAGTAGTAGCTCTATTTTTGAACAATTCAATATTTTTTTCAACTTCTTCTATACTTTTATTTAAATCAGGTGATAAAAACATCGCGTTACCATATCCTATCGGCATAACAATAGCTAGAATTTCTTCACCATCTGGTGTTTGCCACATAAATTCAGTTGATTTTACATCTTCTTCTGTAACTCCTCTATAAAAAATAGCACTATCAATACCAAATCCCTTTAAAATTTGAGGCATTTGTGATGACTGTCCAAAAGAATCTGGTAAATATCCTACATTCATAAGTCCCCCGAATTCTAATCCTATCTTGTACGATATTAGTAAGTTTCTAATCAATGATTCACCGCTAGGTAAAAATTCATCTGGCTGAACATACCACGGACCTACTAAAATTCTTCTATCTCTTATCAATTGTTTTAACTTCTGTCTTTTTTCTGGTTTTACTTCTAAATAATCTTCTAATAAACTAGTTTGACCATCCAACATAAATGAACTGTGGCTGTGGTCATTTTCCAAAGTCTCTATTAAATCATCCATAAATCTGATTAATTTTACTCTATATTCCTGAAATGTTTTGTGCCATTCTCTATCCCAATGAGTATGTGAGATTATATGAAATTTCAATTTTTATTCCTCCTTTACATATAATAGTTTAAAAAAGATAGCCACTATTATTAAAGCGTGGCTATCTTTTTATATTTTTAAATATCTAGAATTTCAATAGACTCACTGTTTTCAAAACTTTCTTCTTCTATTTCTTTCTTAAAGATAGATAATAAGATTACACTAACTCCAATTCCTACTGCTAATGAAAATATAAATGGTAACCACTTTTCAGTAAATGGAAATGCAAGTATGCCACCGAATACTTGAGTTTCAACTCCAAACGCCATAATTAAAGCACCTCCAACAGCAGAACCAATTACAAATGCTGGTATTACTCTTAATGGGCTTGTAGCTGCATACGGTATAGCTCCTTCAGTTATTCCAAACAAACCTGTACAAAGTGTAGCTATAGCATTATCTTTTTCAATCTTATTAAATTTCTTAGGAGCTACCCAAGTTGCAATAGCTACTGAAATAGGAGGTGTCATAATTCCTGCAAAAGCAGCAGCGTTAGGACCAAAAATTTGTTGTGAATATGCACCTATTACAAAGGTTAATGCTATTTTATTT is a genomic window of Caldisalinibacter kiritimatiensis containing:
- a CDS encoding glycoside hydrolase family 38 C-terminal domain-containing protein; the protein is MKFHIISHTHWDREWHKTFQEYRVKLIRFMDDLIETLENDHSHSSFMLDGQTSLLEDYLEVKPEKRQKLKQLIRDRRILVGPWYVQPDEFLPSGESLIRNLLISYKIGLEFGGLMNVGYLPDSFGQSSQMPQILKGFGIDSAIFYRGVTEEDVKSTEFMWQTPDGEEILAIVMPIGYGNAMFLSPDLNKSIEEVEKNIELFKNRATTKHILMMAGSDQCVLKKFLPRICEKLTTYYKNKGRDYHFEISNLEKYIESVKEEAKNLPKLSGEFRKGKISRVHASISGTRLDIKKMNYETEKLYEKYLEPISSLSYMVGATYDDSLINTGWKYILQNHAHDSICCVCKDIVHDEMIMRLEHAKQIANTLLEEKIDYLNNNICFNSSLGKPLVVYNTLPIKRRECVRATVFVKDKVFKLYNSKGEEIPYIIENSELVNLAENRVVFGENQDDYYDKMEIEFIAEIDGYGYKTYYLKEGEEAKQFTASIVRNNVLENDLLKVTINEDGTLSIVDKKTGNKHNNLNIIEESGNAGDEYDYSPPLNDKVFTSKNKMIKYEIIENNFIKGIVRIYYKLKVPKTTDREKRSNELIDICVSSDLILYKEKDYLEIKTQIQNTALNHRIRALFETDLMTEKHYAEQSFGMIERRNLFEETEKSIKEKWQEKYYPIFPQHSYVIVENKDKGLAIFNKGLPQYEIINGNKPTIALTLLSGVGWMGKKDLLYRPGRRSGAFCETPKAQLLGNFMTEYAIYPYKLKEKANVHMKAHKYNEQLKVIMPETYTEEGILSDKLKVLNVESNFICTSAIKKHEISDGLIWRVYNSTNMNQKEAILKFNKNIFNQVELLNLREEKIKWDSRIEIEIDTGPDNADYTKPSGTIKIKDIKPNEIFTFCLKKINRKL